In Legionella cardiaca, a genomic segment contains:
- a CDS encoding ester cyclase, with product MKKMILPFLMFSLLLGANLSFAQEDKQAFNKRVVTEFYQKAINEKDFAAAEWYLGPWYIQHNPLAADGIDGLKQYIDYLKVTYPQSHSEIKRVLAEGDYVILHVHSIKEPGTQGQAIIDIFRLEHNKIVEHWDVIQSIPVESANSNGMF from the coding sequence ATGAAAAAAATGATTTTACCTTTCTTAATGTTTTCTTTGTTATTGGGGGCTAATTTAAGTTTTGCCCAGGAAGACAAGCAAGCTTTTAACAAACGAGTTGTCACTGAGTTTTATCAAAAAGCAATTAATGAAAAAGATTTCGCAGCAGCAGAATGGTATCTTGGGCCTTGGTATATCCAACATAATCCCTTGGCAGCAGATGGTATTGATGGGTTAAAGCAATATATCGATTACCTAAAAGTAACTTATCCGCAATCTCATAGTGAAATTAAACGTGTTTTAGCGGAGGGCGATTATGTAATTTTACATGTTCATTCAATTAAAGAACCAGGAACACAAGGGCAAGCCATCATTGATATTTTTCGTTTAGAACACAATAAAATTGTTGAGCATTGGGATGTAATTCAAAGCATTCCAGTAGAGTCTGCCAATAGTAATGGGATGTTTTAA
- a CDS encoding TMEM43 family protein has translation MAEEIVTKSWGSRIKDAFLGIFLGIGLIIAAVILIFWNERHGLHTAQSLVEAQKVLIPVSNSPIDPKNNLRVIYLSGLATTKDVLKDPILGLAKNAIGLNRTVEMYQWKQNKETRTESQMGGSQKEVTTYTYTKTWSTSLLDSSQYKEQAGHQNPAMMPLESLHQYANTVTVGDFVLPPNLIAQISETQPVDLDKVNTTALQNKINMPVRYINNQLYAGQNYQSPQIGDLRIRVTVTPPQTVSIIGQQSGNTLQEYMAKAGQPVLLLASGQESSDQLIQDALTENRVFTWVWRAGTLLMMIGGFSLILKPIVILADILPILGSIAGFSMGFVAFICGFALWALITAIAWFATRPLWSIGILLLAGVIIYFLYKQRKNKQEIAVKPEMNKN, from the coding sequence ATGGCCGAAGAAATAGTTACTAAATCCTGGGGAAGTCGCATTAAGGATGCTTTTCTCGGTATTTTTTTGGGGATTGGATTAATTATTGCGGCTGTCATTTTAATCTTTTGGAACGAACGCCATGGTCTTCATACTGCACAATCTCTGGTAGAGGCACAGAAAGTTTTAATTCCAGTTTCTAATTCACCCATTGATCCTAAAAATAATCTGCGTGTTATCTATTTAAGTGGTTTGGCAACGACAAAAGATGTGCTAAAAGATCCGATTTTAGGCCTTGCAAAAAATGCTATCGGTTTAAATAGAACAGTGGAAATGTATCAATGGAAACAAAATAAAGAAACTCGCACAGAATCACAAATGGGCGGTTCACAAAAAGAAGTAACCACTTACACTTACACGAAGACCTGGTCAACCAGTTTGCTTGATAGTAGCCAATATAAAGAACAGGCCGGTCACCAGAATCCGGCAATGATGCCGCTTGAGTCATTGCATCAATATGCCAACACGGTGACTGTAGGCGACTTCGTATTACCACCCAATTTAATTGCACAAATTAGTGAAACTCAACCAGTAGACCTTGACAAAGTAAACACCACGGCGCTGCAAAATAAGATCAATATGCCAGTACGTTATATCAACAATCAACTCTATGCTGGTCAAAATTATCAAAGCCCGCAAATTGGTGATCTGCGTATTAGAGTGACAGTAACACCACCGCAAACGGTAAGTATCATTGGGCAGCAGTCAGGCAATACACTGCAAGAATACATGGCTAAAGCGGGACAACCGGTATTACTTTTGGCGTCTGGTCAAGAGTCTTCTGATCAACTGATTCAGGATGCACTTACAGAAAATCGTGTGTTCACCTGGGTATGGCGGGCGGGTACATTACTCATGATGATTGGCGGCTTTTCCTTGATTTTAAAACCAATTGTTATTTTAGCCGATATTCTTCCTATATTGGGTTCTATCGCAGGTTTTAGTATGGGCTTCGTTGCCTTTATCTGTGGCTTTGCTCTTTGGGCTTTGATTACTGCCATCGCTTGGTTTGCGACACGACCTTTATGGTCTATCGGTATATTATTACTGGCTGGGGTGATTATTTATTTCTTGTATAAACAAAGAAAGAACAAGCAAGAAATCGCAGTTAAACCTGAAATGAATAAAAATTAG
- a CDS encoding diguanylate cyclase, which yields MALKIRPIKLNKWTLNFIFIMALIIMGFLSYLSYSELKNLIKSNKWVNHTYDVIGEIDVSLYSLSEIESYQRAYLISSSKDYLKKISFIKTNLDNSLQEALSLTKDNRTQNAKIHRYNELIKERLSYLNQIIVLKENDKLNTPEGLALFNRSSEISNEAKSIGNEIKSIEEVLLNERNNLTIEKAKVGSILLMIGSILSIIFLIIPFTLANIELINRKIIEHKNRNTRIHLRQIIESTQDMVAALDNQGRFEIFNEAYQREFKRLFGNSLSIGMTMDEALSNVLNNQHLLSIWQKSLQPHEEMQVMEFKHGQGKSVYELNSSQIKNERNEIKGLVHSIRDITTRVQEHFKLQESYKKLSEGIKELQLKNEQITLLVDMSDIMLAANAQEELSKVMAKYAQALLAFSSGYLFIMHPSRNYLEKAASWNTPNEQDKVMTPDQCWALRLGRLHQIKNPEKDLICEHIATEETHPKLPLIICVPLMAKNDIYGLLYIEISEANFVLNEETRLIITAFAELTALALANVRLRENLRYQSIRDPLTGLYNRRYLEDILFKQIHQAERSKFSFALLMIDVDHFKKINDNYGHDAGDVALREIGKVLEDSVRQGDVAARYGGEEFLLMLHNIDLDKAKKRAEQLRIAISKLQIKFGAQPVIPVTISVGIAIFPRDSKSKEELIELADKALYEAKASGRNQVVCFSDINSSG from the coding sequence ATGGCATTAAAAATAAGACCAATTAAACTTAATAAATGGACATTAAATTTTATATTTATCATGGCCCTGATAATTATGGGCTTCCTCAGTTATTTATCCTATTCCGAGTTAAAAAACCTTATCAAATCAAATAAATGGGTTAATCATACCTATGATGTCATTGGGGAAATTGACGTTTCGCTTTACTCTCTTTCAGAAATTGAGTCTTATCAACGTGCATACTTAATATCCAGCAGCAAAGATTACTTAAAAAAAATTAGTTTTATTAAAACTAATCTTGATAATAGCCTACAGGAAGCTTTATCACTGACAAAAGATAATCGTACACAGAATGCAAAAATTCATCGTTACAATGAATTAATTAAAGAAAGACTTTCCTATTTAAATCAAATTATTGTGTTGAAAGAAAATGATAAATTGAACACACCCGAAGGATTAGCACTATTTAATCGTAGTAGTGAAATTTCAAATGAGGCAAAAAGTATAGGGAACGAGATCAAATCGATTGAAGAAGTCTTACTCAATGAAAGAAATAATCTTACCATTGAAAAGGCCAAGGTAGGTAGTATTCTCTTAATGATAGGGAGTATTTTGAGTATTATTTTTCTTATTATCCCCTTTACCTTGGCCAATATTGAGTTAATTAACCGTAAAATTATTGAACATAAAAATCGTAATACTAGAATCCATTTACGTCAAATCATTGAAAGCACACAGGATATGGTAGCAGCGCTTGATAATCAGGGGCGCTTTGAAATTTTTAATGAGGCTTATCAACGAGAATTTAAACGGTTATTTGGCAATTCACTAAGTATTGGCATGACGATGGATGAAGCACTGTCTAACGTATTAAATAATCAGCATCTTCTGTCAATATGGCAAAAATCATTACAACCCCATGAAGAAATGCAGGTGATGGAATTCAAGCATGGGCAAGGTAAAAGCGTTTACGAATTAAACTCCAGTCAAATAAAAAACGAACGCAATGAAATCAAGGGTTTGGTACATAGCATTCGCGATATTACAACCAGGGTACAAGAGCACTTTAAACTTCAGGAATCTTATAAGAAATTATCTGAAGGCATAAAAGAACTGCAACTTAAAAATGAACAAATTACTTTGCTTGTGGACATGAGTGATATTATGTTAGCGGCTAACGCTCAAGAAGAATTAAGTAAAGTGATGGCTAAATATGCTCAAGCATTACTTGCTTTCAGCAGTGGCTATCTTTTTATTATGCACCCTTCTAGGAATTATCTTGAAAAAGCTGCCAGCTGGAATACTCCCAATGAACAAGACAAGGTTATGACCCCTGATCAGTGTTGGGCATTAAGGCTTGGCCGCTTGCATCAAATTAAAAATCCAGAAAAAGATTTAATCTGTGAACATATTGCAACAGAGGAAACCCATCCTAAACTGCCATTAATTATTTGTGTTCCACTTATGGCTAAAAATGATATTTATGGCCTGCTTTATATTGAAATATCAGAAGCAAATTTTGTTTTGAATGAAGAAACTCGTTTAATTATTACAGCATTCGCCGAATTAACTGCGCTTGCATTAGCAAATGTACGATTGCGAGAAAATTTACGTTATCAATCCATTCGCGATCCACTTACAGGTCTTTATAACAGACGCTATCTAGAGGATATTTTATTTAAACAAATTCATCAGGCGGAGCGTAGTAAATTTTCTTTTGCCCTACTAATGATAGATGTGGATCATTTTAAAAAAATTAATGATAACTATGGCCATGATGCAGGAGATGTGGCCTTAAGAGAAATCGGAAAAGTGCTGGAAGATAGTGTCCGACAGGGGGATGTCGCTGCTCGTTATGGTGGCGAAGAGTTTCTTTTAATGCTCCATAATATTGATTTAGATAAAGCTAAAAAACGGGCAGAACAACTTAGGATAGCCATTTCTAAACTACAAATTAAATTTGGTGCTCAACCTGTAATACCGGTCACTATTTCAGTTGGAATCGCAATCTTCCCCAGGGATAGCAAGAGTAAAGAAGAACTTATTGAACTGGCTGACAAAGCGTTATATGAGGCAAAAGCAAGTGGAAGAAATCAGGTCGTTTGCTTTTCCGACATTAACTCGTCAGGTTAA
- a CDS encoding acetyltransferase, translating into MSKYFVIFVMLIAWAFAPNAMSRQSGGGGEDLKGVCELSGGRWVGSEGGNWACCWANWGCYGCVDGVCKMKCDTQRCRRANSASKAGEGEAIIKGLAPVNTKAPIVPKQTPPKASSTEKVQQ; encoded by the coding sequence ATGTCTAAATATTTTGTCATCTTCGTTATGTTGATTGCCTGGGCATTTGCCCCCAACGCGATGTCGCGTCAATCAGGTGGCGGTGGTGAAGATCTTAAGGGAGTTTGTGAACTGTCTGGGGGACGCTGGGTAGGCTCCGAAGGTGGTAACTGGGCTTGCTGTTGGGCTAATTGGGGCTGCTATGGTTGCGTTGACGGCGTATGTAAAATGAAATGTGATACCCAGCGCTGCCGCAGAGCCAATAGCGCAAGTAAAGCTGGTGAAGGAGAAGCGATTATTAAAGGTTTAGCTCCTGTCAACACCAAAGCGCCCATAGTCCCCAAACAAACGCCTCCCAAAGCATCCTCTACTGAGAAGGTACAACAATAA
- a CDS encoding avidin/streptavidin family protein, whose amino-acid sequence MQLKKISRIVAVSGLIMLSQASFAEEKMVFKNGKGSVLELSSTKEGALTGYFTTAVASKECQQVIGQKRPVVGFLTGNAFTISIDYPDCGSALSIVGNLGKDNKTLDTTWVVVHQAAVQRKKDLGARFMGHNTYHRIS is encoded by the coding sequence ATGCAGTTAAAAAAAATAAGTCGTATAGTCGCTGTGAGTGGATTAATTATGCTTAGCCAGGCAAGCTTTGCAGAAGAAAAGATGGTTTTTAAAAATGGTAAAGGTTCTGTTTTGGAATTATCCAGCACAAAAGAAGGGGCTCTAACAGGTTATTTTACTACGGCCGTTGCTTCTAAAGAATGCCAACAGGTAATTGGTCAAAAGCGTCCTGTTGTGGGGTTTCTAACTGGAAATGCTTTTACAATTAGTATTGACTATCCTGATTGTGGCTCAGCCTTAAGTATTGTTGGTAATTTAGGTAAGGATAACAAAACTCTGGATACCACCTGGGTAGTTGTTCATCAAGCAGCTGTTCAGAGAAAGAAAGATTTGGGTGCCCGTTTTATGGGACATAATACCTACCACCGAATCAGTTAA